A window of bacterium contains these coding sequences:
- the phoU gene encoding phosphate signaling complex protein PhoU → MLEEKIDILKKMLVEYAGLIENMTDKSIRGLLKKEKELLIEVIEKDEPKANSLEMEIDELCTNVIAQYEPKAKDLRTVLMILSMNTDMERMGDHTVNIAESSIFLIERPQLKPLIDIPRMAEITIKMLNDSINSFINADVLLSKNVCERDNTVDDIRTQILRELITYMSSDSSTIERALHLIRISGNLERLADLCTNICEDIIFMEEGRVIKHHAEC, encoded by the coding sequence ATGTTAGAAGAAAAAATAGATATTTTAAAGAAAATGCTCGTGGAATATGCCGGTTTAATAGAAAACATGACGGATAAAAGCATAAGAGGGTTATTGAAAAAGGAAAAAGAGTTACTTATTGAAGTAATAGAAAAAGATGAACCTAAAGCAAATAGCTTAGAAATGGAAATAGATGAATTATGCACTAATGTAATTGCTCAATATGAACCTAAAGCAAAGGATTTAAGGACTGTGCTTATGATTTTAAGTATGAATACCGATATGGAAAGAATGGGAGACCATACCGTAAATATTGCAGAGAGCAGTATTTTTCTGATAGAAAGACCTCAGTTGAAACCTTTAATTGATATACCAAGAATGGCAGAAATTACTATAAAGATGTTAAATGACAGTATAAACTCTTTTATAAATGCAGATGTCCTTTTATCAAAAAATGTCTGTGAAAGAGATAATACTGTAGATGATATCAGAACTCAAATCCTGAGGGAATTGATTACGTATATGAGTTCAGATAGTTCTACCATTGAACGAGCGCTACATTTGATAAGAATAAGCGGTAATTTAGAGAGACTAGCAGATTTATGCACAAATATCTGTGAAGATATAATATTTATGGAAGAAGGCAGAGTAATCAAACACCACGCTGAATGCTAA
- a CDS encoding SGNH/GDSL hydrolase family protein, translating to MKKTIKLIGNIGILLFTILLCLLVGELIIRLFIGTKNIVILATPPIIKDKELVYRNAPNWKGKLWYSSLQGFYEVRVNSMGLNEREVNFKKEKNKPRILFLGDSITFGIGVDVDKTFVRIVENLLNFQLSYNPTLSGIRRVETLNGGVPAYHSWQEIAFLRKIGLKYQPDIVVLDFYLNDVEPYKSAREIKQFREDKFASLKYRYNVPLPFKDFLREKSRLYWVGRRVCNLMIAKLFSTTQTPRNKKTQDAPPLPFDKWKTDRSEFLNLTYVNRFDWGAPWNSDACYDNFRKYIRELKDLAQKNNFKLVIVFFPVEYQLETTFLEDNPQGKFTKIAGEEDVLFLDLLPLMRDCNIRPDSLYFDWCHLTLKGHQFTAEKISQFLREHDI from the coding sequence ATGAAAAAAACTATTAAACTGATAGGGAATATAGGTATATTATTATTTACTATACTATTATGTTTGTTGGTGGGTGAGCTGATAATAAGGTTATTTATAGGAACCAAAAATATAGTTATTTTAGCAACTCCCCCCATAATAAAGGATAAGGAACTTGTATATAGGAATGCGCCTAATTGGAAAGGAAAACTCTGGTATTCTTCTTTGCAGGGGTTTTATGAAGTAAGAGTCAATTCTATGGGATTAAACGAGAGGGAGGTGAATTTTAAAAAAGAAAAAAATAAGCCCCGTATTCTATTTCTGGGAGACTCTATAACATTTGGAATAGGGGTGGATGTGGATAAAACTTTTGTAAGGATAGTAGAAAATTTACTAAATTTTCAATTATCTTACAATCCCACATTATCAGGCATCAGGCGGGTTGAAACGCTTAATGGAGGAGTTCCCGCCTATCATAGTTGGCAAGAAATTGCTTTTTTAAGAAAAATAGGGCTAAAATATCAGCCGGATATAGTGGTGCTTGATTTCTACCTTAACGATGTTGAACCTTATAAATCTGCACGGGAGATAAAACAATTCAGAGAAGATAAATTTGCTTCACTGAAATATAGATATAATGTTCCTTTACCTTTTAAAGACTTTCTTAGAGAAAAGAGCAGATTATACTGGGTAGGTCGTAGGGTATGTAATTTAATGATAGCAAAGCTATTCTCTACTACACAAACACCTCGTAATAAAAAGACACAAGATGCCCCCCCTCTTCCTTTTGATAAGTGGAAAACCGATAGAAGTGAGTTCCTAAACTTAACTTATGTGAACAGGTTTGACTGGGGAGCACCATGGAACAGTGACGCTTGTTATGATAATTTTAGAAAGTATATTAGGGAACTTAAAGATTTAGCACAAAAAAATAATTTTAAATTAGTAATAGTATTTTTCCCTGTAGAGTATCAGTTGGAGACCACTTTTTTAGAAGATAATCCTCAGGGGAAGTTTACCAAAATTGCCGGGGAAGAGGATGTTTTATTTCTTGACCTGTTACCTCTTATGAGAGATTGTAATATAAGACCTGATAGTCTTTATTTTGATTGGTGTCATTTAACGTTAAAAGGTCATCAATTTACTGCAGAAAAAATATCTCAATTTTTAAGAGAGCACGATATATAA